A genome region from Buchnera aphidicola (Cinara splendens) includes the following:
- the rpoB gene encoding DNA-directed RNA polymerase subunit beta has protein sequence MVYSHTEKQRIRKNFGKQKKILEIPYLLSIQINSFKKFIQSKSKEHQGLESAFQSIFPIRSYNGCAELQYVSYTLGKKIFDMQESQIKGTTYSVPLRVKLRLIVYEKDSKNTIVKYIKEQEVYMGELPIMTKNGTFIVNGTERVVVSQLHRSPGVFFDSDKGKSHSSGKVLYNARIIPYRGSWLDFEFDPKDHLFARIDRRRKIPITVILHALNLSTEKILEKFFKHDICHIKKNKITIDLVPERLLGQIIPFDVIKNKKKYFKKGTRITNQHIQEFKKNNITSLHVPKEYIYGKTVSKNYIDPNTGLIFISANTKLTKEDFKKIKKFNYKKIHILFTNDRDHGSYISDTLQIDSTKDRHTALIEIYRMMRPGEPPTKEATENLFNNLFFSKEKYDLSPVGRMKFNKSLCRNTTYGSGTLDKKDIVDVVKKLINIRNGKGEIDDIDHLGNRRVRSVGEMVENQFRIGLIRVERAVRERLSSSDLETLMPQDIINAKPISSAIKEFFGSSQLSQFMDQNNPLAEITHKRRISALGVGGLTRERAGFEVRDVHPTHYGRVCPVETPEGPNIGLINSLSIYARTNQYGFLETPYRIIKNGVVTYEIKYLSAIEEGNYIIAQANTKINKKGKFCTNFVTCRHKGEFGLFHKKQAQYMDVSTQQIVSVGASLIPFLEHDDANRALMGANMQRQAVPVIKSEKPLVGTGMERSVAIDSGVTVIAKRSGFVQYVDASKIIINVNHTDITANQSGIDIYKLTKYIRSNQNTCINQIPCVNINDTIKKGDVLADGPSTDLGELALGQNMRVAFMPWNGYNFEDSILISEKVVKEDRFTSIHIQELSCICRDTKLGIEEITADIPNVSETALLKLDASGIIYVGADVSSGDVLVGKVTPKGETQLTPEEKLLRAIFGEKASDVKDSSLRVPNGVNGTVIDVQIFTRDGIKKDLRTLEIEEMLLETAKKDFHEELKIFEINIITRIKNILINSNISINNFNTISLDDYFKKKIQYTNHIEKEINTLKNQYQKLKKNFAKKINEKTKKIKQGDELSPGILKIVKIYLAVKRKIQPGDKMAGRHGNKGVVSKINPVEDMPYDKDGIPIDIVLNPLGVPSRMNLGQILETHLGLAAKGIGNIINNMIQKNKKISNIRQFLQKAYDLGNDTYQKINLHEFSDKEILKLARNLSNGMPMATPVFDGAKENEIKELLKMGNFSTSGQITLFDGRTGEKFERKVTVGYMYMLKLNHLVDDKMHARSTGSYSLITQQPLGGKAQFGGQRFGEMEVWALEAYGASHTLQEMLTVKSDDVSGRTKMYKNIVSGKYKMEPGMPESFNVLIKEIRSLGINIDLNND, from the coding sequence ATGGTTTACTCTCACACTGAAAAACAACGTATACGAAAAAATTTTGGTAAACAAAAAAAAATTTTAGAAATTCCATATCTTTTATCTATTCAAATTAATTCATTTAAAAAATTTATTCAGTCTAAATCGAAAGAACATCAAGGATTAGAATCTGCCTTTCAATCTATTTTTCCAATTCGAAGCTATAACGGATGTGCTGAATTACAATATGTATCTTATACACTGGGAAAAAAAATATTTGATATGCAAGAGTCACAGATTAAAGGTACAACATACTCCGTTCCGTTAAGAGTGAAACTAAGATTAATTGTTTACGAAAAAGATTCAAAAAATACCATAGTTAAATATATTAAAGAACAGGAAGTATATATGGGTGAATTACCGATAATGACTAAAAACGGAACATTCATTGTTAATGGAACAGAAAGAGTAGTAGTCTCTCAGTTGCATAGAAGTCCTGGTGTTTTTTTTGATAGTGATAAAGGAAAATCACATTCATCAGGAAAAGTATTATATAACGCAAGAATTATACCATATAGAGGATCTTGGCTAGATTTTGAATTTGACCCTAAAGACCATTTGTTTGCGAGAATAGATCGTCGTAGAAAAATACCAATCACAGTTATATTACATGCTTTAAATCTTAGTACTGAAAAAATTCTTGAAAAATTTTTTAAACACGATATTTGTCACATAAAAAAAAATAAAATCACTATAGACTTAGTTCCAGAAAGATTGTTAGGACAAATAATACCATTTGATGTTATAAAAAACAAAAAAAAATATTTTAAAAAAGGTACTCGTATAACTAATCAACATATTCAAGAATTTAAAAAAAACAACATTACTTCTCTTCACGTTCCAAAAGAATATATTTACGGAAAAACAGTTAGCAAAAACTACATAGATCCGAATACAGGATTAATCTTTATTTCCGCGAATACTAAATTAACCAAAGAAGATTTTAAAAAAATAAAAAAATTTAACTATAAGAAAATACACATTTTATTTACTAATGATCGTGATCATGGATCATATATTTCAGATACACTACAAATTGACTCTACCAAGGATAGACATACAGCTTTAATTGAAATATATAGAATGATGAGACCGGGAGAACCACCAACTAAAGAAGCTACAGAAAATTTATTTAATAATTTATTTTTTTCTAAAGAAAAATATGATCTATCGCCAGTAGGTAGGATGAAGTTTAATAAATCACTTTGTCGTAATACTACATATGGATCTGGAACCTTAGACAAAAAAGATATAGTAGATGTAGTAAAAAAATTAATAAATATACGCAATGGAAAAGGAGAAATTGATGACATTGATCATTTAGGAAATCGCCGTGTTCGATCTGTTGGAGAAATGGTAGAAAATCAATTTAGAATAGGATTAATTCGAGTTGAAAGAGCAGTGCGAGAGAGATTATCATCAAGTGACTTAGAAACATTGATGCCACAAGATATTATTAATGCTAAACCTATTTCTTCTGCAATTAAAGAGTTTTTTGGATCTAGTCAGTTATCTCAATTTATGGATCAAAACAATCCATTAGCTGAAATTACACACAAACGTAGAATTTCTGCTTTAGGAGTTGGAGGACTAACAAGAGAACGAGCTGGTTTTGAAGTAAGAGATGTACATCCAACCCATTATGGAAGAGTATGTCCAGTAGAAACACCAGAAGGACCGAATATAGGATTAATTAATTCTTTATCTATATATGCTAGAACTAATCAATATGGATTTCTAGAAACACCATATAGGATCATAAAAAACGGAGTAGTTACATATGAAATAAAGTATCTATCTGCCATAGAAGAAGGTAATTATATTATTGCACAAGCCAATACAAAAATCAATAAAAAAGGTAAATTTTGTACAAATTTTGTAACATGTCGTCATAAAGGAGAATTTGGTTTATTCCACAAAAAACAAGCACAATATATGGATGTATCTACCCAGCAAATAGTTTCTGTAGGAGCATCACTAATACCTTTTCTAGAGCATGATGATGCTAATCGAGCACTGATGGGTGCAAACATGCAAAGACAAGCTGTCCCTGTAATAAAATCAGAAAAACCGTTAGTAGGCACAGGCATGGAAAGATCAGTAGCTATAGATTCAGGAGTTACCGTAATTGCTAAAAGAAGCGGTTTTGTTCAGTATGTAGATGCTTCAAAAATTATTATAAATGTTAATCATACAGATATTACTGCAAATCAATCAGGAATAGATATATATAAATTAACTAAATATATTAGATCTAATCAAAATACCTGTATTAATCAAATACCATGTGTAAATATTAACGATACTATAAAAAAAGGTGATGTTCTTGCTGACGGACCATCTACTGATTTAGGGGAATTGGCTCTTGGACAAAATATGCGTGTAGCTTTTATGCCTTGGAATGGATATAATTTTGAAGATTCTATTCTTATTTCTGAAAAAGTAGTAAAAGAAGATCGATTTACTTCTATTCATATTCAAGAATTATCCTGTATATGTCGTGATACTAAACTAGGAATTGAAGAAATAACTGCTGATATACCAAATGTAAGTGAAACTGCTTTACTAAAATTAGATGCTTCAGGAATTATTTATGTGGGCGCTGATGTGTCAAGTGGAGATGTATTAGTAGGAAAAGTTACCCCTAAAGGAGAAACTCAATTAACACCAGAAGAAAAATTATTAAGAGCTATTTTCGGTGAAAAAGCTTCAGATGTAAAAGATTCATCATTACGAGTACCTAACGGAGTCAACGGAACAGTTATTGATGTACAAATATTTACTCGTGATGGAATAAAAAAAGATCTACGAACACTAGAAATAGAAGAGATGCTTTTAGAAACAGCAAAAAAAGATTTTCATGAAGAATTAAAAATTTTTGAAATAAATATTATTACTCGAATAAAAAATATATTAATTAATTCAAACATATCTATAAATAATTTTAATACCATATCATTAGACGATTATTTCAAAAAAAAAATACAATACACAAATCATATAGAAAAAGAAATAAATACATTAAAAAATCAATATCAAAAATTAAAAAAAAATTTCGCTAAAAAAATTAACGAAAAAACCAAAAAAATAAAACAAGGTGATGAATTGTCACCAGGAATTTTAAAAATTGTAAAAATTTATTTAGCGGTAAAGAGAAAAATACAACCCGGAGATAAAATGGCGGGACGACACGGTAATAAAGGAGTTGTTTCAAAAATTAATCCTGTTGAAGATATGCCTTATGATAAAGATGGTATACCAATAGATATAGTTTTAAATCCATTAGGTGTTCCATCACGTATGAATTTAGGTCAAATTCTTGAAACACACTTAGGTCTAGCTGCAAAAGGAATCGGGAATATTATAAATAATATGATCCAAAAAAATAAAAAAATTTCAAACATTCGTCAATTTTTACAAAAAGCATATGATCTTGGAAATGATACATATCAAAAAATTAATTTACATGAATTTTCAGATAAAGAAATATTAAAATTAGCACGAAATTTAAGTAATGGCATGCCGATGGCTACTCCAGTATTTGATGGAGCAAAAGAAAATGAAATAAAAGAATTATTAAAAATGGGAAATTTTTCTACCTCGGGACAAATTACTTTATTTGACGGACGTACAGGAGAAAAATTTGAGCGAAAAGTAACTGTAGGGTACATGTATATGTTAAAACTAAATCATTTAGTAGATGACAAAATGCATGCAAGATCAACCGGTTCGTATAGCTTGATTACACAACAACCTTTAGGTGGAAAAGCACAATTTGGAGGACAAAGATTTGGAGAAATGGAAGTATGGGCTTTAGAAGCATATGGTGCATCACATACATTACAGGAAATGTTAACAGTAAAATCTGATGACGTATCTGGAAGAACTAAAATGTATAAAAATATAGTTAGCGGAAAATATAAAATGGAACCAGGAATGCCAGAATCATTCAATGTTCTCATAAAAGAAATACGTTCCTTAGGAATTAATATTGACTTAAACAATGATTAA
- the rplL gene encoding 50S ribosomal protein L7/L12: MSINKEEILHTISEMPVKEIMELISMIEKKFNISSNIPLNTANNSVESTKEEKVSFNVKLKTIGSNKVSIIKIIRSTTGLGLKESKDLVESAPTIIKENITKESAENICKMLIESGATAEIN; encoded by the coding sequence ATGTCAATTAATAAAGAAGAAATTTTACATACAATTTCTGAAATGCCAGTAAAAGAAATTATGGAATTAATTTCCATGATAGAAAAAAAATTTAACATATCATCTAATATTCCTTTAAACACTGCCAATAATTCTGTTGAATCAACCAAAGAAGAAAAAGTTTCTTTTAATGTTAAGTTAAAAACCATAGGTTCTAATAAAGTTTCGATTATAAAAATAATACGTAGTACTACAGGATTAGGATTAAAAGAATCTAAAGATTTAGTAGAATCTGCTCCTACAATTATTAAAGAAAATATAACTAAAGAAAGTGCAGAAAATATATGTAAAATGTTAATAGAATCTGGCGCTACAGCAGAAATTAATTAA
- the rplJ gene encoding 50S ribosomal protein L10, with protein sequence MALNRNKKREIIKKINNIAKKSLSIITANPSKIEVNKINKLRKKSILLNVKIYVVKNTLLQKSLIKTNFSKLISALNGPTLVAFSLQHPGSASRLFIKFNKKNPHFKIKNAICENKILNLKEINDLALLPTHTEAITKFVLLLKEISLGKFLRLLHQITCKLK encoded by the coding sequence ATGGCATTAAATAGAAATAAAAAAAGAGAAATAATTAAAAAAATTAATAATATTGCAAAAAAATCATTATCTATAATTACAGCTAATCCATCCAAAATAGAAGTAAATAAAATTAATAAACTACGAAAAAAATCCATACTATTAAATGTAAAAATATATGTAGTAAAAAATACGCTTCTGCAAAAATCTTTAATAAAAACAAATTTTTCTAAACTTATTAGTGCATTAAATGGACCAACTTTAGTAGCTTTTTCTCTACAACATCCAGGTAGTGCTAGTCGATTGTTCATAAAATTTAATAAAAAAAATCCTCATTTTAAAATAAAAAATGCAATTTGTGAAAATAAAATACTTAATTTAAAAGAAATAAATGATTTAGCTTTGCTTCCAACACACACAGAAGCTATTACAAAATTTGTATTATTATTAAAAGAGATATCATTAGGAAAATTTCTACGATTACTCCACCAAATTACATGTAAATTAAAATAA
- the rplA gene encoding 50S ribosomal protein L1, protein MTKISKKKKFNQKLRNQKKTYTIQSAIKILKTMKSANFVESVDAAFHLNINPKKSEQNIRGSILLPHGTGKKIKIGVFATGKNVEIAKKYGADFVGMEDLASIIKKQTIIFDLIIASPETMEIVGKLGPILGPKGIMPNPKFGTVTENIKQSIQEARQGKVNYRNDKNGVIHSNFGKINFSEIHLYENFLTLYNNIKQSKPNQLKGFLYKKISVSTTMSPGISINCLTL, encoded by the coding sequence ATGACAAAAATATCAAAAAAAAAAAAATTCAATCAAAAACTAAGAAACCAAAAAAAAACTTATACTATTCAATCCGCAATAAAAATATTAAAAACAATGAAATCTGCTAATTTTGTAGAAAGCGTTGACGCTGCATTTCATTTAAATATTAATCCTAAAAAATCTGAACAAAATATTCGTGGATCTATATTACTCCCTCACGGAACTGGAAAAAAAATAAAAATAGGTGTATTCGCTACAGGAAAGAATGTAGAAATAGCAAAAAAATATGGAGCTGATTTTGTAGGAATGGAAGATCTAGCCAGTATTATAAAAAAACAAACAATTATATTTGATTTAATAATTGCATCACCAGAAACTATGGAAATAGTAGGAAAATTAGGACCTATATTAGGACCTAAAGGTATTATGCCTAACCCAAAATTCGGAACAGTAACAGAAAACATAAAACAATCAATACAAGAAGCACGACAAGGAAAAGTAAACTACCGAAACGATAAAAACGGTGTTATACACAGTAACTTTGGAAAAATAAATTTCTCTGAAATTCATTTGTATGAAAACTTTTTAACATTATACAATAATATTAAACAATCTAAACCTAATCAATTAAAAGGATTTTTATATAAAAAAATCAGTGTATCTACTACTATGAGTCCAGGTATTTCTATTAATTGTTTAACTCTGTAA
- the rplK gene encoding 50S ribosomal protein L11, with protein sequence MKKKITSYIKLQVLSGMANPSPPVGPALGQKGINIMEFCKNFNSQTSKLEKGILTPVVITVYSDKTFTFIIKTPPTSILLKKCLSIKNGSKTPKHEFVGKITKKQIYEIAKKKMIDMTGSNIDKIAKTIEGTATSMGITVIQE encoded by the coding sequence ATGAAAAAAAAAATCACATCCTATATCAAATTACAAGTATTATCTGGAATGGCAAATCCTAGTCCTCCAGTAGGTCCTGCATTAGGACAAAAAGGAATTAATATAATGGAATTTTGTAAAAATTTTAATTCACAAACTTCTAAACTAGAAAAAGGAATTCTTACTCCTGTCGTTATTACTGTATATTCCGATAAAACATTTACTTTTATTATTAAAACACCACCTACTTCTATTTTATTAAAAAAATGTTTATCTATTAAAAATGGATCAAAAACACCTAAGCATGAATTTGTAGGAAAAATTACAAAAAAACAAATATATGAAATTGCAAAAAAAAAAATGATAGATATGACTGGATCAAATATTGATAAAATAGCAAAAACTATTGAAGGGACCGCTACATCAATGGGAATTACCGTAATACAGGAATAA
- the nusG gene encoding transcription termination/antitermination protein NusG: MCVDKKKWYVLQAFSGFENRVAQSILSNEKIKKMKNIFGKIIVPSEEVIEIRKGKRKKSDYKFFPGYILIEMIMNNYSWHLIKSLPKVLGFVGSTSEKPTPMSNHEIQIIFKKLKKIGNKPRPKKIFEPGENIRVNDGPFSDFNGTVETVDYEKNRLTVSVSIFGRSTPVELDFRQVEKY; this comes from the coding sequence TTGTGTGTAGATAAAAAAAAATGGTATGTTTTACAAGCTTTTTCAGGATTTGAAAATAGAGTAGCTCAGTCAATACTGAGTAACGAAAAAATAAAAAAAATGAAAAATATATTCGGAAAAATAATTGTTCCTTCTGAAGAGGTTATCGAAATAAGAAAAGGAAAAAGAAAAAAAAGTGATTATAAATTTTTTCCAGGATATATTTTAATTGAAATGATTATGAATAATTACAGTTGGCATTTAATTAAAAGTTTACCGAAAGTATTAGGTTTTGTAGGTAGTACTTCTGAAAAACCGACTCCTATGAGTAATCATGAAATCCAGATTATTTTTAAAAAATTAAAAAAAATTGGTAATAAACCTAGACCAAAAAAAATATTTGAACCAGGAGAAAACATTCGTGTTAATGATGGACCTTTTTCAGATTTCAATGGAACCGTTGAAACTGTAGATTATGAAAAAAATCGATTAACAGTATCTGTATCAATATTCGGACGTTCTACTCCTGTAGAATTAGATTTTAGACAAGTTGAAAAATATTAA
- the secE gene encoding preprotein translocase subunit SecE — protein sequence MHIHKLYNIYTKYTERIKWLCITIIISCMILNYIFFIHQYSKNIKIIFFIIYSILLLSIFLSTFTGKQIIIFTKDVNIELSKIIWPSYKETCKTTGMVLLLITLTSIFLWMLDGIILHAISWILT from the coding sequence ATGCATATTCATAAATTATATAACATATACACTAAATATACAGAAAGAATCAAGTGGTTATGTATAACAATAATTATTAGTTGCATGATATTAAATTATATTTTTTTTATTCATCAGTATTCTAAAAATATAAAAATTATATTTTTTATTATATACAGCATACTATTACTTAGTATATTTTTAAGTACATTCACTGGAAAACAAATAATTATTTTTACCAAAGATGTAAACATAGAATTATCAAAAATAATATGGCCTTCTTATAAAGAAACATGTAAAACAACTGGAATGGTGTTATTGTTAATAACATTAACATCTATATTTTTATGGATGTTAGATGGAATCATACTTCATGCTATATCTTGGATACTAACATAG
- a CDS encoding methylenetetrahydrofolate reductase — translation MIYIIKDSNKPYNYESYHLKNKIRVSFEVFPPQNSKLEEKLLRSICVLNQIHPDFFSVTNSIHAKNRDKTFFVVQKIRALTKVNVFAHFTTIGLNKSEIQNIARKYWDYGIKHIIALRGDLPDQYSQKIIYANDLIKLLQSIHDFEILVAAYPELHPESCNIQEDLINLKNKADLGIKKAITQFFFSVEKFLRFRDNCINMGLPITIIPGILPILNINQLKRFSCLTNVYIPKWIFSAFDEYKDDLNQCMDLSVRIAVNLIISLYNEGVTNFHLYTLNQSTLSFKICHQLGLI, via the coding sequence ATGATATATATAATTAAAGATAGTAATAAGCCATATAATTATGAATCATATCATTTAAAAAATAAAATTAGAGTTTCCTTTGAAGTTTTTCCACCACAAAACAGTAAATTAGAAGAAAAATTATTACGTTCAATATGTGTATTAAATCAAATTCATCCAGATTTTTTTTCAGTTACAAATAGTATACACGCAAAAAATCGAGATAAAACATTTTTTGTTGTACAAAAAATTCGCGCTTTAACTAAAGTGAATGTATTTGCACATTTTACAACTATTGGTTTAAATAAGTCAGAAATACAGAATATTGCTCGTAAGTATTGGGATTACGGTATTAAACACATCATCGCTCTTCGTGGCGATTTACCAGATCAATATTCTCAAAAAATAATATATGCTAATGATTTAATTAAATTACTACAGTCGATACATGATTTTGAAATATTAGTAGCAGCATATCCTGAATTACATCCTGAATCTTGTAATATACAAGAGGATTTAATTAATTTAAAAAATAAAGCAGATTTAGGTATAAAAAAAGCTATTACACAGTTTTTTTTTAGTGTAGAAAAATTTTTAAGATTTCGTGATAATTGTATTAATATGGGTTTACCAATTACTATAATTCCCGGAATATTACCAATTTTAAATATTAATCAATTGAAAAGATTTTCTTGTCTGACTAATGTTTATATACCTAAATGGATTTTTAGTGCTTTTGACGAATATAAAGATGACTTGAATCAATGTATGGATTTAAGTGTTAGAATTGCTGTTAATTTAATTATTAGTTTATATAACGAAGGTGTTACAAATTTTCATTTATATACATTAAATCAATCTACTTTAAGTTTTAAAATTTGTCATCAATTAGGTCTAATCTAG
- a CDS encoding argininosuccinate synthase yields the protein MKKNNIQRTVVLAYSGGLDTSAIIPWIKDHYNFNVIAFVADIGQSRQDLYNIKEKAISSGASDCYIADLKNEFVEQYVFPMLKMGSIYEGQYFLGTAIARPLIAKAQVDFANKINAIGLSHGATGKGNDQVRFELTYSALNPSLIVIAPWREWEFKSREDVLQYVLEKNVITSVTKEKIYSRDENIFHVSTEGGILENPWNAPDDSCWVWTRNPSDAPDKPEKIHLLVEKGCVKQVNYESLNAYKCLKKLNKIGSKHSIGRVDMIENRLIGIKSRGCYETPGGTIIYCALRGLEQLILDRDSMYWKNKISLDMSSVIYDGKWFTPIRESLQQSSEVLSNSISGEVIIELYKGSVTVLQRKSQNTLYSKEYATFSQDDVYSQLDAQGFIRLFSLPSRIRALNSRK from the coding sequence ATGAAGAAAAATAATATTCAAAGAACAGTGGTGTTAGCTTATTCTGGGGGATTAGATACCTCTGCTATCATACCATGGATAAAAGATCATTATAATTTTAATGTAATTGCATTTGTTGCAGATATCGGTCAATCTCGTCAAGATTTATATAATATTAAAGAAAAGGCTATTAGCTCTGGCGCATCTGATTGTTACATAGCCGACTTGAAAAATGAATTTGTAGAGCAATATGTATTTCCTATGTTAAAGATGGGTTCTATTTATGAAGGACAATATTTTTTAGGTACTGCTATTGCAAGACCTTTAATTGCTAAAGCTCAAGTAGATTTTGCTAATAAAATTAATGCAATTGGATTAAGTCATGGCGCTACTGGAAAAGGAAATGATCAAGTTCGTTTTGAATTAACATATTCCGCACTTAATCCTAGTTTAATTGTTATAGCTCCGTGGAGAGAATGGGAATTTAAATCTAGAGAAGATGTTTTACAATATGTACTTGAAAAAAATGTTATTACTAGTGTAACTAAAGAAAAAATTTATAGTCGTGATGAAAATATATTTCATGTATCTACTGAAGGAGGAATTTTAGAAAATCCCTGGAATGCTCCTGATGATAGTTGTTGGGTATGGACTCGGAATCCTAGTGATGCACCTGATAAACCAGAAAAAATACATTTGTTGGTTGAGAAAGGTTGTGTTAAACAAGTTAACTACGAATCTTTAAATGCATACAAATGTTTAAAAAAACTTAATAAAATAGGAAGTAAGCATTCTATTGGACGAGTTGACATGATAGAAAATCGTCTTATCGGAATAAAATCTAGGGGTTGCTATGAAACTCCTGGTGGTACAATTATATACTGTGCTTTAAGAGGTTTAGAACAATTAATATTAGACCGAGATAGTATGTATTGGAAAAACAAAATATCTTTAGATATGTCTTCAGTAATATATGACGGAAAATGGTTTACTCCGATTCGAGAATCGCTTCAACAATCTTCTGAAGTTTTATCAAATAGTATTTCAGGTGAAGTAATAATAGAGTTATATAAAGGATCTGTAACAGTTTTACAAAGAAAATCACAAAATACATTATATTCTAAGGAATATGCTACTTTTAGTCAAGATGACGTTTATAGTCAATTAGATGCGCAGGGTTTTATTCGTTTATTCTCTTTGCCGTCACGTATTCGAGCTTTAAATAGTAGAAAATAG
- the argH gene encoding argininosuccinate lyase, with the protein MSLWGGRFTEASNVKFKKFNNSLRIDYRLIQDDIKSSIAWSKILLDVEILTNQEQQLIEKTLCWILNKYINNVEKIVISDAEDIHSWIEKLLIDKIGSIGKKLYTGRSRNDQIATNLKLWCKRKSKIILKKIVKLQRIFLNQAYLHQNTIIPGYTHLQRAQPITFSYWCLAYIEMLERDRLRILHVIQNLNLSPLGCGAIAGTSWDINRKKLALLMDFSDCTKNALDSVSDRDFIIEILSAAAISMMHLSRFSEDLIFYNSGEANFIELSDSITSGSSLMPQKKNPDVLELIRGKCSGVYGSLFSILVLLKGLPLSYNKDFQEDKRYLFQGIDSWITCLDMSCIVLNNLKLNKLRSEKLAQEGYSNATELADYLVVKGLSFRDAHHIVGKIVVEAIRQNKYLEELDLLFFKKYCVTIEQDVYKYLTLKSCLKRKNAIGGVSPKQIKHSLDAVKKRLLHLS; encoded by the coding sequence ATGTCTTTGTGGGGTGGAAGATTTACTGAAGCATCTAATGTAAAATTTAAAAAATTTAATAATTCTTTACGTATTGATTATCGTTTAATACAAGATGATATAAAGTCTTCTATAGCATGGTCAAAAATATTATTGGATGTCGAAATATTAACTAATCAAGAACAACAGTTGATAGAAAAAACATTATGTTGGATTTTAAATAAATACATTAATAATGTTGAAAAAATAGTAATATCAGATGCAGAAGATATACATAGTTGGATAGAAAAATTATTGATTGATAAAATTGGTTCTATTGGAAAAAAATTATATACAGGTAGAAGTCGTAATGATCAAATTGCTACAAATTTAAAATTATGGTGTAAAAGAAAATCAAAGATTATTTTAAAAAAAATTGTTAAGTTGCAGCGTATTTTTTTAAATCAAGCATATTTACATCAAAATACTATCATTCCTGGTTATACACATTTACAAAGAGCTCAACCAATTACATTTTCATATTGGTGTTTAGCATACATTGAGATGTTAGAAAGAGATCGACTACGAATTTTACATGTAATTCAAAATTTGAATCTTTCTCCTTTGGGATGTGGAGCTATAGCTGGAACTTCCTGGGATATTAATAGAAAAAAATTAGCTTTGCTTATGGATTTTTCTGATTGTACAAAAAATGCTTTAGATAGTGTATCTGATCGAGATTTTATTATAGAGATTTTATCTGCAGCAGCGATTAGCATGATGCATTTGTCTCGTTTTTCAGAAGATTTAATATTTTATAATTCTGGTGAAGCTAATTTTATTGAATTATCCGATTCTATAACTTCTGGTTCTTCTTTGATGCCACAAAAAAAAAATCCAGATGTTTTAGAGTTAATACGAGGTAAGTGTAGTGGTGTGTATGGTTCTTTATTTTCTATTTTAGTCTTGTTAAAAGGATTACCATTATCTTATAATAAAGATTTTCAAGAAGATAAAAGATATCTATTCCAAGGAATAGACAGCTGGATAACATGTTTAGATATGAGTTGTATTGTATTAAATAATTTAAAATTAAATAAACTACGTTCTGAAAAATTAGCACAAGAAGGGTATAGTAATGCTACTGAGTTAGCCGACTATCTTGTGGTTAAAGGACTCTCTTTTAGAGATGCCCATCATATTGTCGGAAAAATTGTTGTAGAAGCTATTCGTCAAAATAAATATTTAGAAGAATTAGATTTATTATTTTTTAAAAAATATTGCGTGACTATAGAACAAGATGTATATAAATATTTAACTTTAAAGTCATGTTTAAAAAGAAAAAATGCAATTGGTGGAGTATCTCCGAAACAAATTAAACATTCATTAGATGCAGTAAAAAAGCGCTTGCTTCATCTTTCATAA